From a single Pieris napi chromosome 7, ilPieNapi1.2, whole genome shotgun sequence genomic region:
- the LOC125051145 gene encoding E3 ubiquitin-protein ligase RING1 encodes MSSTEPSQNKTWELSLYELHRTPQEVITDATEIAVSPRSLHSELMCPICLDMLKKTMTTKECLHRFCSDCIITALRSGNKECPTCRKKLVSKRSLRPDPNFDLLISKIYPSRDEYEAHQERVLAKINMSHSQASLVNSITEGIKLQSQNRPQRSRKNQEESSANSTSTVNGNNTDPPQNGGTTSITNNREGSSSTGNPTPSGQSTSNPASVRSTPSPSPSNLSSVSKNTSTTKRAKSVLTSERSEESESSDGRTEGENSMDTEGEGEVLNPNEIELVFKPHPTEMMGDNQLMRALRDSSVRYLKTTANASVDHLSKYLAMRLTLDLDTELPEAYRLLNFCIYVAPTPGQFVPLVGAQTLRQINDKYWKVNKPLEMYYSWKKT; translated from the exons ATGTCGTCAACAGAACCTTCTCAAAATAAGACATGGGAGCTGTCACTATACGAGTTACATAGAACACCTCAGGAAGTAATAACAGACGCTACGGAGATAGCCGTCTCCCCGCGTAGTTTGCACAGTGAACTAATGTGTCCAATATGTTTAGATATGCTCAAGAAGACCATGACAACAAAAGAATGCCTACATAGATTTTGTTCGGATTGCATTATAACTGCATTACGGTCTGGTAACAAAGAATGTCCGACCTGTCGAAAGAAGTTGGTTTCAAAGCGGTCCTTGCGACCCGATCCTAATTTTGATCTActtatatctaaaatatatccAAGTAGAGATGAATATGAAGCTCATCAAGAAAGAGTGTTGGCTAAGATTAATATGTCCCATTCTCAAGCTTCCCTTGTAAACTCTATCACAGAAGGAATCAAATTACAGTCTCAGAATAGGCCTCAACGATCCAGGAAAAATCAAGAAGAAAGCAGTGCTAATAGCACATCTACTGTTAATGGGAATAATACTGACCCACCACAAAATGGAGGTACAACAAGCATTACAAACAATAGAGAAGGTTCCTCATCCACAGGAAATCCTACTCCATCTGGTCAGTCAACATCAAATCCTGCATCTGTAAGAAGTACACCATCTCCAAGTCCATCCAATCTGAGTTCTGTGTCAAAAAATACTAGTACAACTAAAAGAGCAAAGTCTGTACTAACTTCAGAGAGAAGTGAAGAAAGTGAATCTAGTGATGGCAg AACAGAGGGTGAAAATTCTATGGACACAGAGGGTGAGGGGGAGGTGCTGAATCCAAATGAGATTGAGCTGGTTTTTAAACCACATCCCACTGAAATGATGGGTGATAACCAACTTATGAGAGCTTTGAGAGATAGCTCTGTACGATACTTGAAGACCACAGCTAATGCTTctg TTGACCACCTGAGCAAATACCTTGCAATGCGGCTTACACTTGACCTCGACACTGAGTTGCCAGAGGCATATCGACTGCTCAACTTCTGTATCTATGTTGCACCAACACCTGGACAGTTTGTGCCATTAGTAGGAGCACAGACATTAAGGCAGATCAATGATAAATATTGgaag GTCAACAAGCCTCTTGAAATGTATTATTCTTGGAAGAAAACCTAG